The window GCGGCGAGCGGCTCATCCTGCCCTGGCACTTGATCCGCTCCGCCTCCTATGAGGGCTTCCGCCTGGCCGGCGCGCTGGATCACCTCCCCCGCTACGACATTGACGACAACGAAGTCAGCGTCGCCGATCGCATCCTGGACCGACAGATTGTGGACATCTCCGGCCAGCGCGTCGTGCGGGTCAATGACCTGAAGTTCGGCGGCATCGGCAATGACGTGCTGCTGACGCACGTGGATGTGGGCACACGCGGCTTGCTGCGCCGCATGAACTGGGAGCACTTCACCCTCGGCGTGTGTCGCCTGCTGCACATCCGCCTGCCCGAGCGCCTGATCGCCTGGGAGCATGTCCAGCTCCCGCACGAGGGCGACGAACTGCATGTGGACGAGAGCCGCGAGGCCCTGCGCACGATGCAACCGGCCGACCTGGCCGACATCGCCGAGGCCCTGCGCGCCCCCGAGCGCGCGGCCCTGCTGGGCGGCATTGACGAGGACGTCGCCGCCGATGCCCTGCAGGAGATGGAGCCGGACCTGCAGGTATCCGTTGTCAACGAGCTGACCGACGAGCAGGCCAGCGACATCATCGAGGAGATGGAGCCCGACGCCGGCGCGGACCTGCTGGCCGACCTGTCCGAGGAGCGCGCCGCGAAGATCCTCGAGTTGATGGAGCCCGAGGAAGCCGCCGACCTGCGAACCCTCATGCGCTACCATCCCGACTCCGCCGGTGGCCTGATGACCCTGGAGTACGTGGCCGTGCAGGAGAGCATGACGGTGCGCGAGGCCATGCGGAAGCTGCGCGAGGAGGCCCAGGAGATCGAGATCGTCTACTATGTCTATGTCCTGGATGAGCACGACCATCTGACGGGCGTGATGTCGCTGCGCGACCTCATCATCGCGTCCGGGGACGCGACTGTCGGCGAGACCATGGAGCGCAACGTCGTCCGCGTCCACGTGGACACCGACCAGCAGGACATCGCTCACACCGTGGCCCACTACAACCTCCTGGCCGTGCCGGTGGTGGATGATGACAACCGCCTGCTGGGCATGGTCACGGTGGATGACGCCATTGACGCCGTCGTGCCGACCGCCTGGAAGAAGCGCATTCCCAAGGTCTTCGGCCACAGCGTCGCGCCGTCCGAACGGGCGGCTCATCCCGCACCGCCCGGCCCACGCTCATGAAGCTCATCGCCCGCCGCCTCAAGTCGCGCTGGGCCTCGGTGGCGCTGCTGCTGGCGATCATCGGGCCCGGCATCATCACCGCCAACGTGGACAATGACGCCGGCGGCATCACCACGTACTCGCTGGCCGGGGGCAACTTCGGCTACCGCCTGCTGTGGGTCCTGATCCCCGTCACCGTCGCTCTCGTCATCATCCAGGAGATGTGCGCCCGCATGGGCGCCATCACCGGCAAGGGTCTCTCGGACTTGATCCGCGAGCGTTTCGGCCTGCGCCTGACCTTCTGGGTCATGCTGGGGGTGGCGCTGAGCAACCTGACGAACACCATGGCCGAATTCGCCGGCGTCGCCTCGGCGTCCGAGATCTTCGGCCTGTCGCGCTACATCGCCGTGCCCCTGGCCGGGATCGCGGTGTGGTTCATCGTCGTCAAGGGGTCGTACCGGAGGGTTGAGAAGGTCTTCCTGGTGGCCTGCACGTTCTACGTCTCGTATATCCTGTCGGGCTTCATGGCCCGGCCGGACTGGGCGGAGATGGGCCGGCAGATCATCCACCCGACGCTCACCTTCGACGGCCCCACGATCATGATGGCGATCGGCATCGTCGGCACCACCATCGCCCCCTGGATGCAGTTCTACCAGCAAGCCTCCGTCGTGGACAAGGGCATCCGCGCCCGGGACTACAGGTTCACGGTGATTGATGTCGTCGTCGGCTGCGCCGTGGCGGTCGCCACCTGTTTCTTCATCGTCGCCACCTGCGCCGCCACGATCTTCCACTCCGGCCAGCACGTGACGACGGTCGAGGCGGCGGCGCAGGCGCTCCGGCCGCTGGCCGGCCCCTACTGTGCCGGGCTCTTTGCCTTCGGTCTGCTGAACGCCTCGCTGTTTGCGGCCTCGATCCTGCCGCTGAGCACGACCTACCTGGTGTGCGAGGGGATGGGCTGGGAGCGGGGCGTGAATCGCAGCTTCGCGGAGGCGCCGGAGTTCTACTCGCTGTACACGGGCATGATCGTCGTCGGCGCGGGGATTGTGCTGCTGCCACGGGCGCCGCTGCTGACCATCATGTACCTGTCCCAGGTCCTCAACGGCATCCTGCTGCCGGCGGTGCTGATCTTCATCCTCATCCTCATCAACGACCGCAGGCTCATGGGGGAGTACCGCAACAACCGCTTCTACAACGCCGTCTCGATCACCACGGTCGTCATCATGACCGGGCTGACGGTG of the bacterium genome contains:
- a CDS encoding Nramp family divalent metal transporter, whose amino-acid sequence is MKLIARRLKSRWASVALLLAIIGPGIITANVDNDAGGITTYSLAGGNFGYRLLWVLIPVTVALVIIQEMCARMGAITGKGLSDLIRERFGLRLTFWVMLGVALSNLTNTMAEFAGVASASEIFGLSRYIAVPLAGIAVWFIVVKGSYRRVEKVFLVACTFYVSYILSGFMARPDWAEMGRQIIHPTLTFDGPTIMMAIGIVGTTIAPWMQFYQQASVVDKGIRARDYRFTVIDVVVGCAVAVATCFFIVATCAATIFHSGQHVTTVEAAAQALRPLAGPYCAGLFAFGLLNASLFAASILPLSTTYLVCEGMGWERGVNRSFAEAPEFYSLYTGMIVVGAGIVLLPRAPLLTIMYLSQVLNGILLPAVLIFILILINDRRLMGEYRNNRFYNAVSITTVVIMTGLTVLLALTTVWPGLLGGG
- a CDS encoding CBS domain-containing protein, whose protein sequence is MVFFAEAYFAGLVREVLYDAQGKPLGRIVDLVIEPRERYPVVTKVVVQPPHGGERLILPWHLIRSASYEGFRLAGALDHLPRYDIDDNEVSVADRILDRQIVDISGQRVVRVNDLKFGGIGNDVLLTHVDVGTRGLLRRMNWEHFTLGVCRLLHIRLPERLIAWEHVQLPHEGDELHVDESREALRTMQPADLADIAEALRAPERAALLGGIDEDVAADALQEMEPDLQVSVVNELTDEQASDIIEEMEPDAGADLLADLSEERAAKILELMEPEEAADLRTLMRYHPDSAGGLMTLEYVAVQESMTVREAMRKLREEAQEIEIVYYVYVLDEHDHLTGVMSLRDLIIASGDATVGETMERNVVRVHVDTDQQDIAHTVAHYNLLAVPVVDDDNRLLGMVTVDDAIDAVVPTAWKKRIPKVFGHSVAPSERAAHPAPPGPRS